A genomic window from Klebsiella quasipneumoniae subsp. quasipneumoniae includes:
- the moaE gene encoding molybdopterin synthase catalytic subunit MoaE — protein sequence MTQTRIVVSPARFSVGEEYPWLAERDEDGAVVTFTGKVRNHNLGDSVKALTLEHYPGMTEKSLAEIVDQARERWPLGRVTIIHRIGEMWPGEEIVFVGVTSAHRGSAFAAGEFMMDYLKTRAPFWKREATPEGERWVDARDSDRQAAERW from the coding sequence ATGACGCAAACTCGTATCGTCGTTAGCCCGGCGCGCTTTAGCGTCGGCGAGGAGTATCCCTGGCTGGCCGAACGCGATGAAGACGGCGCGGTGGTCACCTTCACCGGCAAAGTGCGCAATCACAACCTCGGCGATAGCGTGAAAGCGCTGACCCTCGAGCACTATCCGGGGATGACCGAGAAATCGCTGGCGGAAATCGTCGACCAGGCGCGCGAGCGCTGGCCGCTGGGCCGGGTGACCATTATCCATCGCATCGGCGAAATGTGGCCGGGGGAAGAGATTGTGTTTGTCGGCGTCACCAGCGCCCACCGCGGCAGCGCCTTCGCCGCCGGCGAGTTTATGATGGACTACCTGAAAACCCGCGCGCCGTTCTGGAAACGCGAGGCGACGCCGGAGGGCGAGCGCTGGGTCGACGCCCGCGACAGCGATCGCCAGGCGGCAGAGCGCTGGTAG
- a CDS encoding Bax inhibitor-1 family protein: MDRYPRSDSIVQGRSGLQTYMAQVYGWMTVGLLLTAFIAWFAANTPAVMMFVFSSKITFFGLIIAQLALVFVLSGMVQRLSAGMATTLFMLYSALTGLTLSSIFIAYTYSSIASTFVVTGGMFGAMSLYGYTTKRDLSGFGSMLFMGLIGIVLASLVNLWLKSEALMWAVTYIGVVLFVGLTAYDTQKLKNIGEQIDTRDSATLRKYSILGALTLYLDFINLFLMLLRIMGNRR, translated from the coding sequence ATGGACAGATATCCGCGTTCCGATTCAATAGTGCAGGGCCGCAGCGGCTTGCAGACTTATATGGCGCAGGTGTACGGCTGGATGACGGTTGGCCTGCTGCTGACGGCGTTTATCGCGTGGTTTGCGGCTAACACCCCGGCGGTGATGATGTTCGTCTTTTCGAGCAAAATCACCTTCTTCGGGCTGATCATCGCCCAGCTGGCGCTGGTGTTTGTGCTGTCGGGGATGGTACAGCGGCTGAGCGCCGGGATGGCGACCACCCTGTTTATGCTCTATTCGGCGCTCACCGGGCTGACGCTGTCGAGCATTTTTATCGCCTATACCTACTCCTCCATCGCCAGCACCTTTGTGGTCACTGGCGGGATGTTCGGGGCGATGAGCCTTTACGGCTACACCACTAAACGCGATCTGAGCGGCTTCGGCAGCATGCTGTTTATGGGGCTGATTGGCATCGTACTGGCGTCGCTGGTCAACCTGTGGCTGAAGAGCGAGGCGCTGATGTGGGCCGTGACCTACATTGGGGTGGTGCTGTTTGTCGGCTTGACCGCCTACGACACCCAGAAGCTGAAAAATATCGGCGAGCAGATTGATACCCGCGACAGCGCCACGCTGCGTAAATACTCGATCCTCGGCGCCTTAACGCTGTATCTGGATTTCATCAACCTGTTCCTGATGCTGCTGCGTATTATGGGCAATCGCCGCTAA
- a CDS encoding endonuclease/exonuclease/phosphatase family protein, which produces MAEPTSGFSLNVLTINTHKGFTAFNRRFILPELREAVRSVSADIVCLQEVMGAHEVHPLHIENWPDTTHYEFLADTMWSDYAYGRNAVYPEGHHGNAVLSRFPIEYYENRDISVGNGEKRGLLYCRIVPPQSGVTIHVICVHLGLRADQRQAQLGMLTEWVNTLPAGEPVVVAGDFNDWRQQANQPLKAQAGLEEIFTRARGRPARTFPVSFPLLRLDRIYVKNAHASRPKALALKQWRHLSDHAPLSVEIHL; this is translated from the coding sequence ATGGCTGAGCCAACGTCGGGATTTTCGTTGAACGTGCTGACAATTAACACCCATAAAGGCTTTACGGCGTTTAATCGGCGTTTTATTTTGCCCGAGCTGCGCGAAGCCGTTCGCAGCGTCAGCGCTGACATAGTTTGCCTGCAGGAAGTGATGGGCGCTCACGAAGTTCACCCGTTGCATATCGAAAACTGGCCAGATACGACCCATTACGAATTTCTCGCCGACACCATGTGGAGCGACTACGCCTATGGGCGCAACGCGGTCTATCCGGAAGGTCACCATGGCAATGCCGTGCTGTCGCGCTTCCCGATTGAATACTATGAGAATCGCGATATCTCGGTCGGCAACGGGGAGAAACGCGGCCTGCTGTACTGCCGCATCGTGCCGCCTCAGAGCGGCGTCACGATTCACGTCATTTGCGTCCATCTCGGACTGCGTGCCGACCAGCGGCAGGCGCAGCTGGGGATGTTGACGGAATGGGTCAACACCCTGCCCGCCGGCGAGCCGGTGGTAGTGGCCGGTGATTTTAACGACTGGCGTCAGCAGGCTAACCAGCCGTTAAAAGCCCAGGCGGGGCTGGAAGAGATTTTTACCCGCGCCCGCGGACGCCCGGCGCGCACCTTTCCGGTCAGTTTTCCGCTGCTGCGCCTCGATCGCATTTACGTCAAGAACGCCCACGCCAGCCGCCCGAAGGCGCTGGCCCTCAAACAGTGGCGGCATCTGTCCGATCATGCACCCCTTAGCGTGGAGATTCATTTGTGA
- a CDS encoding YbhQ family protein, with protein MKWQQRVRVATGLSCWQIMLHLLVVAVLVMGWMSGALVRVGLGLCVLYSVTLLAMLFLQRHHEARWRDVGDFLEELTTTWYFGAAMIALWLLSRVLHNNLLLALAGLVILAGPALVSLLAKDKKLRNLSSEHRIRR; from the coding sequence ATGAAGTGGCAACAACGTGTACGCGTCGCAACAGGTCTTAGTTGCTGGCAGATTATGTTGCATCTACTGGTCGTGGCAGTGCTGGTGATGGGATGGATGAGCGGCGCGCTGGTGCGCGTCGGATTAGGGCTGTGCGTCCTCTACAGCGTCACGCTGCTGGCGATGCTGTTTCTGCAGCGTCATCACGAGGCGCGCTGGCGCGATGTGGGAGACTTCCTTGAGGAGCTCACCACCACCTGGTACTTCGGCGCCGCCATGATAGCGCTGTGGCTGCTGTCGCGCGTGCTGCACAACAACCTGCTGCTGGCCCTCGCCGGGCTGGTGATACTGGCAGGCCCGGCGCTGGTCTCGCTGCTGGCGAAAGATAAAAAATTACGCAATCTTTCTTCGGAACATCGCATACGCCGCTGA
- the moaD gene encoding molybdopterin synthase sulfur carrier subunit, whose protein sequence is MIKVLFFAQVRELVGTDSLTLDASDLATVEAVRQQLAARGDRWALALEEGKLLAAVNQTLTAFDHPVASGDEVAFFPPVTGG, encoded by the coding sequence ATGATTAAGGTTCTGTTTTTTGCCCAGGTGCGCGAGCTGGTGGGTACTGATTCGCTGACTCTCGACGCCAGCGACCTGGCCACCGTTGAGGCTGTGCGTCAGCAGCTTGCCGCTCGCGGCGATCGCTGGGCGCTGGCCCTGGAGGAGGGCAAACTGCTGGCGGCGGTTAACCAGACGCTGACCGCCTTTGACCATCCTGTCGCCAGCGGGGATGAAGTGGCGTTCTTCCCGCCGGTCACCGGAGGCTGA
- a CDS encoding lysylphosphatidylglycerol synthase domain-containing protein codes for MSKSHPRWRMAKRVLTVLFFIAVIVLLVIYAQKVDWQEVWKVIRGYDRLALFSAIALVIVSYLIYGCYDLLGRAWCGHKLAKRQVMLVSFICYAFNLTLSTWVGGIGMRYRLYSRLGLNNSTITRIFSLSITTNWLGYILLGGVIFTADLVKLPSHWYISQTTLRIIGGAMLFLTLCYLFGCAFAKRRHLTIKGQRLVLPSWRFALLQMGVSAANWMAMGAIIWLLLGSEINYFLVLGVLLVSSIAGVIIHIPAGIGVLEAVFIAMLSGEEISKGAIIAALLAWRALYYFLPLLLATVAYLLLESRAKKLRQKNQRKLARE; via the coding sequence ATGAGCAAATCGCACCCGCGCTGGCGGATGGCAAAAAGAGTGCTGACCGTGCTCTTTTTTATCGCCGTGATCGTCCTGCTGGTGATTTACGCGCAGAAGGTCGACTGGCAGGAAGTGTGGAAGGTGATCCGCGGCTACGATCGGCTGGCCTTGTTCAGCGCCATTGCGCTGGTCATCGTCAGCTATCTGATCTACGGCTGCTACGATCTGCTTGGCCGCGCCTGGTGCGGACACAAGCTGGCGAAACGCCAGGTAATGCTGGTGTCGTTTATCTGCTATGCCTTCAACCTGACCCTCAGCACCTGGGTCGGCGGCATCGGCATGCGCTACCGGCTGTACTCTCGGCTGGGGCTGAACAATAGCACCATCACCCGTATTTTTTCCTTAAGCATCACCACCAACTGGCTGGGCTATATCCTGCTCGGTGGGGTGATCTTTACGGCGGATCTGGTGAAGCTGCCGTCGCACTGGTACATCAGCCAGACCACCCTGCGGATTATCGGCGGAGCGATGCTATTTCTCACGCTGTGCTATCTCTTCGGCTGCGCGTTCGCCAAACGCCGTCACCTGACGATCAAAGGCCAGCGGCTGGTGCTGCCCTCCTGGCGATTCGCGCTGCTGCAGATGGGGGTCTCGGCGGCGAACTGGATGGCGATGGGGGCGATCATCTGGCTGCTGTTGGGCAGCGAGATTAACTATTTCCTGGTATTGGGAGTGCTGCTGGTGAGCAGTATCGCCGGGGTGATTATCCACATCCCGGCCGGGATTGGCGTGCTGGAGGCGGTGTTTATCGCCATGCTCTCCGGGGAAGAGATTTCGAAGGGGGCGATCATCGCCGCCCTCCTCGCCTGGCGCGCGCTCTATTATTTCCTGCCGCTGCTGCTGGCGACGGTGGCCTATCTGCTGCTGGAGAGTCGGGCGAAAAAGCTGCGGCAAAAGAACCAGCGCAAGCTGGCCCGCGAGTGA
- the clsB gene encoding cardiolipin synthase ClsB — protein MKCRWQEGNRITLLENGDQYYPALFAAIGRASRRVILESFIWFEDEVGRQLHAVLLKAARRGIQVEVLLDGYGSPDLSDEFVGELTAAGVIFRYYDPRPKLMGMRTNLFRRMHRKIVVIDDTTAFVGGINYSAEHMSDYGPEAKQDYTVQVEGPVVLDILQFELENLPNSETARRWWRRRRHQPEINQTPGEAQALFVWRDNQDHRDDIERHYLKMLTSARREVIIANAYFFPGYRLLHAMRNAARRGVRVKLIVQGEPDIPIVKFGAHLLYHYLVKGGVQIYEYRRRPLHGKVALADDHWATVGSSNLDPLSLSLNLEANLIIHDRVFNQTLRDNLNGLIARDCQRIDKAMLPKRNWWRLGVSVMAFHFLRHFPAWVGWLPAHTPRLARVSPPVQPEIETQDRVESPTRDNPL, from the coding sequence GTGAAATGTCGTTGGCAGGAAGGCAACCGCATTACGCTACTGGAGAACGGCGACCAGTACTATCCGGCGCTGTTTGCGGCCATCGGTCGCGCCAGCCGGCGGGTGATCCTCGAATCCTTTATCTGGTTTGAAGATGAGGTCGGCCGACAGCTGCACGCGGTTCTGCTGAAGGCCGCCCGCCGCGGCATCCAGGTGGAAGTGCTGCTTGACGGCTACGGCTCGCCGGATCTTAGCGATGAGTTTGTCGGCGAACTGACCGCCGCCGGGGTGATTTTCCGCTATTACGACCCGCGCCCTAAGCTGATGGGAATGCGCACTAACCTGTTCCGTCGCATGCACCGTAAAATCGTGGTGATCGACGACACCACCGCCTTTGTCGGCGGTATCAACTACTCCGCTGAACATATGAGCGACTATGGCCCGGAGGCGAAGCAGGATTACACGGTGCAGGTCGAGGGGCCGGTGGTGCTGGATATTCTGCAGTTCGAACTGGAGAATCTGCCCAACAGCGAAACCGCCCGCCGCTGGTGGCGCCGTCGTCGCCATCAGCCGGAGATCAACCAGACCCCCGGCGAGGCGCAGGCGCTGTTCGTCTGGCGCGATAATCAGGATCACCGCGACGATATCGAACGCCACTACCTGAAGATGCTGACCAGCGCCCGCCGGGAGGTGATAATCGCGAACGCCTATTTTTTCCCCGGCTACCGTCTGCTGCATGCGATGCGCAATGCCGCGCGGCGCGGGGTGCGGGTGAAGCTGATCGTCCAGGGCGAACCGGATATTCCAATTGTGAAATTTGGCGCCCACCTGCTCTATCACTACCTCGTCAAAGGCGGCGTGCAGATCTACGAATATCGCCGCCGTCCGCTGCATGGCAAAGTCGCCCTGGCGGACGACCACTGGGCCACCGTCGGGTCGAGCAACCTGGATCCGCTCAGCCTGTCGCTGAATCTGGAAGCCAATCTGATCATCCACGACCGGGTGTTTAACCAGACGCTGCGCGATAACCTTAACGGGCTTATCGCCCGGGATTGCCAGCGGATCGATAAAGCAATGCTGCCGAAACGCAACTGGTGGCGGCTGGGGGTGAGCGTGATGGCCTTCCACTTTCTGCGCCACTTTCCGGCGTGGGTCGGCTGGCTGCCGGCCCATACTCCGCGGCTGGCCAGGGTTAGCCCGCCGGTGCAGCCGGAGATTGAAACGCAGGATCGCGTCGAGTCACCTACCAGGGATAATCCACTATGA